A region of Desulfurella sp. DNA encodes the following proteins:
- a CDS encoding carbonic anhydrase encodes MKQNYNAKYVDMITEPGPIKILSDNSDKCLVDSIKSRLVVSVEKHGSKVVAVVGHYDCAGNPSDKQTQINQIKNSINLIKTWFNDVEIIGLWVNENWQVELLN; translated from the coding sequence ATGAAACAAAATTATAACGCAAAGTATGTCGATATGATAACAGAACCTGGACCAATAAAAATATTGAGCGATAATTCTGACAAATGTCTGGTAGATTCAATAAAATCAAGGCTTGTAGTGTCGGTTGAAAAACATGGCTCAAAAGTAGTCGCTGTAGTTGGGCACTATGATTGTGCTGGAAACCCATCGGATAAGCAAACTCAGATTAACCAGATAAAAAATAGCATAAATTTAATAAAAACCTGGTTTAACGATGTAGAAATTATTGGTCTTTGGGTAAACGAAAACTGGCAAGTTGAATTGTTAAATTAG
- a CDS encoding DUF4118 domain-containing protein, which produces MQENDIKRPSPEELLEVAKQQEASEQKKGKLTIYLGYAPGVGKTYTMLSDAHLRKKEGIDVVVGYAETHGRVETEKLLEGLEVIEPLIVDYKGLKLKEVNFEKIIQRKPQLVIIDELAHTNPPDFKNVKRYQDVEEILNAGIDVYTALNVQHIESLNDLVYQITNIAIKETVPDKFIEQASEIKLVDLTPEELLKRLHEGKVYVRDMAQAAIGKYFRSGNLLALRQIALRIVADSVDGKMRSYMKQHAIAGPWAIKEKVLVGVFASPYAEQLVRATYRFATEIDAQWIAVHVETQKNQNFTDQEKAWLNKAFDLVRSLGGQIVWIKGDDITTEIVNYAKSQNVTKIVIGKPRKFSMFSPTIPEKLIMQTEFIDVYLIAPKDKKPQEFLKKKKYNIKNIKDYLYSTINIGAVTLLSLILKNHLNHSSLMSIFLAALVLNALIFEIPAVIVSIVISVLVFDFFFIPPQYTFYISNFNYLISFLVYVVVIVFISILATKLKTKVNLLKESQLRELSLYELSNNLVMASTKEQVLSILINHIKKLFNVEAAIFIADENNKLKVGAKTKDFEINSETLGIANWSFINKKNAGFGTDTISNATALYIPMITTNGIFGVIAINLKQLNKPVTIDQTVAIDAIAHLGAIALERLKLMRCS; this is translated from the coding sequence ATGCAGGAAAATGATATAAAAAGACCATCTCCAGAAGAATTATTAGAAGTTGCAAAGCAACAGGAAGCATCTGAGCAAAAAAAAGGAAAGCTTACTATATATTTAGGGTATGCGCCAGGCGTTGGTAAAACATACACAATGCTTTCAGATGCTCATTTAAGAAAAAAAGAAGGTATAGATGTTGTAGTAGGATATGCAGAAACGCATGGAAGGGTTGAAACTGAAAAGCTTCTTGAAGGTCTTGAGGTTATAGAGCCTTTAATTGTTGATTACAAAGGTCTTAAACTAAAAGAAGTCAATTTTGAAAAAATTATACAGCGCAAGCCACAATTAGTAATAATTGATGAGCTTGCGCATACAAACCCACCTGATTTTAAAAATGTAAAACGCTATCAGGATGTAGAAGAAATTCTAAATGCCGGTATAGATGTATATACTGCTCTAAATGTTCAACATATAGAAAGTCTAAATGATTTGGTTTATCAAATAACAAATATAGCCATCAAAGAAACTGTGCCAGATAAATTTATAGAGCAAGCTAGCGAGATAAAGCTTGTGGATTTAACACCGGAAGAACTATTAAAAAGGCTTCACGAAGGCAAAGTTTATGTAAGGGATATGGCTCAAGCAGCTATTGGAAAATATTTTAGATCAGGCAACTTGCTTGCATTAAGGCAAATTGCTTTAAGGATTGTGGCAGACAGTGTTGACGGGAAAATGCGCTCATATATGAAACAACATGCTATAGCAGGACCATGGGCTATAAAGGAAAAAGTGCTTGTAGGTGTATTTGCAAGCCCTTATGCAGAGCAGCTTGTTAGGGCGACATATAGATTTGCAACAGAAATAGATGCTCAATGGATAGCAGTTCACGTAGAAACGCAAAAAAATCAAAACTTTACAGATCAAGAAAAGGCATGGTTAAATAAGGCTTTTGATTTAGTAAGAAGTTTGGGTGGTCAGATTGTTTGGATTAAAGGAGATGACATAACAACAGAAATAGTAAATTATGCCAAATCTCAAAATGTTACAAAAATTGTTATAGGAAAACCACGCAAATTTAGTATGTTTTCACCAACTATACCAGAAAAATTGATTATGCAAACTGAATTTATTGATGTATATTTGATTGCTCCAAAAGATAAAAAACCTCAAGAATTTTTAAAAAAGAAAAAGTATAACATTAAAAACATAAAAGACTATTTATATTCTACTATAAACATAGGTGCTGTTACACTGCTAAGTTTGATTTTAAAAAATCACTTAAATCACTCAAGTTTGATGTCTATATTTTTAGCTGCTTTGGTGTTAAATGCTTTAATTTTCGAAATACCTGCCGTGATTGTTTCAATAGTTATTAGTGTTTTAGTATTTGATTTTTTTTTCATACCGCCACAATATACATTTTACATTTCAAATTTTAATTATTTGATTTCGTTTTTGGTTTATGTTGTTGTAATAGTTTTTATTTCTATACTTGCAACCAAGCTTAAAACTAAGGTGAATCTTTTAAAAGAAAGCCAGCTTAGAGAATTGAGTTTATATGAGTTAAGCAATAATCTTGTTATGGCAAGCACAAAAGAACAGGTTTTATCCATTTTAATAAATCACATAAAAAAATTATTTAATGTTGAAGCCGCTATATTTATTGCTGATGAAAACAATAAATTAAAGGTTGGAGCAAAAACTAAAGATTTTGAAATTAACTCAGAAACTTTAGGTATAGCTAACTGGTCATTTATAAACAAAAAAAATGCTGGTTTTGGAACAGATACGATTTCAAATGCCACTGCACTTTATATACCAATGATTACAACAAATGGTATTTTTGGTGTAATTGCTATAAATTTAAAACAATTAAACAAACCCGTAACAATAGACCAGACAGTTGCAATAGATGCAATAGCCCATCTTGGAGCAATTGCACTCGAAAGACTCAAGCTTATGCGATGTAGCTAA
- the kdpC gene encoding potassium-transporting ATPase subunit KdpC, producing MKNLKSGLIVFAFLFIITGVVYPLIVTGIGQLVFKSQANGSLIYIENKPVGSKLIGQPFQNPGFFWSRPSSTDDFPYNALSSGGSNLGPTNQILVKRVEKRIAYLRKNDFKGQVPSCLVLGSGSGLDPDITPQAAYSQIPRISMYTHIPQNVLKSLVSKHIKKRQLGFLGHDRVNVLELNLALIKMEKDYAGK from the coding sequence ATGAAAAATTTAAAAAGTGGCCTTATAGTCTTTGCATTTTTATTTATAATAACCGGTGTTGTATATCCTTTAATCGTTACAGGCATTGGTCAGCTTGTATTTAAAAGCCAGGCTAACGGAAGCCTTATATATATTGAAAATAAACCTGTAGGCTCAAAACTTATAGGTCAACCATTTCAAAACCCAGGTTTTTTCTGGTCAAGACCATCTTCAACTGATGATTTTCCATACAATGCTTTGAGTAGTGGTGGATCAAATCTGGGTCCAACAAACCAGATACTTGTTAAACGTGTTGAAAAAAGAATAGCTTATTTAAGAAAAAATGATTTTAAAGGGCAGGTGCCATCATGTTTGGTACTGGGCTCTGGGAGTGGGTTGGACCCCGATATTACACCTCAGGCTGCTTATTCTCAAATTCCTAGAATATCTATGTATACTCACATACCGCAGAATGTTTTAAAATCATTAGTTTCAAAACATATCAAAAAAAGGCAATTGGGTTTTTTGGGTCATGATAGGGTTAATGTTTTAGAACTGAATTTAGCATTAATAAAAATGGAAAAAGACTATGCAGGAAAATGA